The following DNA comes from Verrucomicrobiota bacterium.
CCCGGATCATTCGGAGCGTGGATCCGGACCTGGTTGCGTTGCAGGAGGTGGATCAGAAGACCCGCCGCGCGGGCGGCGTCGATCAGCCGGCTGAACTGGGGAGGCTGACCGGGCTGCAGGTGGCGTTCGGCAAAACTTATGATTATTCCGGCGGGGGCTACGGCAACGCGATCCTGTCGCGCTGGCCGTTGCTCGAAATCCGGAATGATCCGTTGCCGGGATCCGCGGGCCATGAACCGCGTGCCGTGCTCTCAGTGCGCGTGAAGGCCGATAGCGCCCGCGAACCGTTCTGGTTTGCCGCCACGCACCTGGATCACACGCGCGACGAGAGCGAGCGGTTGGCGCAGGCAGCCCGGCTTAACGAATTGTTTGTCGATGATCGTCCAATCCTGCTCGCCGGTGATCTCAACGCGGTTCCGGAGAGCAAGACGATGCGGAGGTTGTTCGAGCATTGGAGCGACGCCGCAGCCAGTTCTCCCGCACCCACTGTGCCGGCCGGCACTCCGCGCAGCCGGATCGACTATGTGCTTTTCCGCCCCGCCAGCAGATGGAGAGTCATGGAGACGCGAGTGCTGGACGAACCAATCGCTTCAGACCACCGTCCAGTCCTCGCTGTGCTGGAGCGCGTGCGGACCAAATAGCCCGCCGCGGCTTACGGCACGACCACAGGAATCGGACGCTTCGCGGGCCGCGCCGGGGCGCCTTGAACCGATTCCTGGACCACGGATTTCGGGGATTTCGCGGATGCGAACGCAGTCCTATCCGTGTGATCCGTGTAATCCGTGGTTGAATCAAGTTCGTGCGAAGAACTCTCTCTGGAGGACCGGGGGCAGGGAGAAAGCCCGGATTCACGCTCACATGAACTGGGACCTGGGCTCGTATTTTTCACCTCGGATTCTCGCGCACTGAAATCCACCACCACCTGAAATGCCGTTTACCCGGCAGCTTTCCAGGTGGTTGCTCAACGGCATGCCATT
Coding sequences within:
- a CDS encoding endonuclease; its protein translation is MKTSIFRCGLFALALALLGCETPPRSDSNHRVRVLTYNIHHAEGTDGRFDYERLARIIRSVDPDLVALQEVDQKTRRAGGVDQPAELGRLTGLQVAFGKTYDYSGGGYGNAILSRWPLLEIRNDPLPGSAGHEPRAVLSVRVKADSAREPFWFAATHLDHTRDESERLAQAARLNELFVDDRPILLAGDLNAVPESKTMRRLFEHWSDAAASSPAPTVPAGTPRSRIDYVLFRPASRWRVMETRVLDEPIASDHRPVLAVLERVRTK